In one Dreissena polymorpha isolate Duluth1 chromosome 7, UMN_Dpol_1.0, whole genome shotgun sequence genomic region, the following are encoded:
- the LOC127837343 gene encoding LOW QUALITY PROTEIN: perilipin-2-like (The sequence of the model RefSeq protein was modified relative to this genomic sequence to represent the inferred CDS: inserted 1 base in 1 codon), whose product MYRQSLKMERGNEQFITRLASLPVVSSGIAQVYSAYQKTKDYNGLLRSTCNMAETGLQTMVSSTMPYVEKYKPQLDMVNSFACQKLSMMEEQYPIITRPTDELIKEGMDKCASLVKPVTDRVSSVVGKGQETIEATKGRVGAVKEYGVMTLTRTLDTPLAKYAMEKVNEALTVSEDYVEKYLPAGDDEAQDKGAVVDEVSALTRVSSLSSKLRQRMYKRAMRDLSGLQMRSKEQLEKLNFTVDLIQYAKSSATEVKDTLEEKYEVAQRKMADYWEQINEEGEEEEEEGEKPMTLEGRTLMVARRVTRQMKTGFATVSGYMPVKLQPTVVRERMENAXKFTEELYASFKNAKSYADMPAWVLTQTRERMAYIQETVSFLTEMFIVSPINWLTDSKKSIDLQEVTQRNRPDPEEIAMEMTSMSSNDPPARREPVEMPPRREPMEMKTEPQSEPYGRKMEREEMMEDMEEEENADDLD is encoded by the exons ATGTACAGGCAGTCGTTGAAAATGGAAAGAGGAAATGAGCAATTTATAACACGGCTTGCCAGCCTGCCAGTGGTGAGTTCTGGTATAGCCCAGGTGTACTCAGCGTACCAAAAAACAAAGGACTACAACGGTCTCCTCCGTAGCACGTGTAATATGGCAGAGACTGGTCTGCAGACCATGGTCTCGTCCACGATGCCCTACGTGGAGAAATACAAACCCCAGC TGGACATGGTGAACTCGTTTGCGTGCCAGAAGCTGTCGATGATGGAGGAGCAGTACCCAATAATCACGCGGCCGACCGACGAGCTGATCAAGGAAGGCATGGACAAGTGTGCCAGCCTCGTCAAGCCTGTCACGGACAGAGTGTCCAGCGTTGTGGGCAAGGGGCAGGAAACG ATTGAGGCCACAAAAGGCCGCGTTGGCGCAGTGAAGGAGTACGGAGTAATGACCTTGACCCGTACCCTAGATACACCGCTTGCCAAGTATGCAATGGAAAAAGTCAATGAGGCCCTCACAGTGTCAGAAGATTATGTCGAGAAGTACTTGCCAGCTGGAGATGACGAGGCGCAAGACAAAG GTGCTGTAGTGGACGAGGTGAGCGCACTCACCAGAGTGAGCTCCCTTAGCTCAAAGCTTCGCCAGCGCATGTACAAGCGGGCCATGCGTGACCTCTCTGGGCTGCAGATGAGGAGCAAGGAACAGCTGGAGAAGCTTAACTTCACAGTTGACCTG ATCCAGTATGCCAAGTCAAGTGCGACAGAGGTCAAGGACACACTGGAGGAGAAGTATGAAGTTGCCCAACGCAAGATGGCAGACTACTGGGAGCAGATCAATGAagagggggaggaggaggaggaggaagggGAGAAACCAATG ACGCTTGAAGGAAGGACATTGATGGTTGCTAGGCGCGTAACCAGGCAGATGAAGACCGGATTTGCCACTGTGTCTGGATACATGCCAGTCAAGCTGCAACCCACTGTGGTTCGAGAACGAATGGAAAATG TTAAATTCACAGAGGAACTCTATGCATCATTCAAGAAC GCCAAAAGCTACGCCGACATGCCTGCCTGGGTGCTGACACAAACAAGGGAGAGGATGGCCTACATACAGGAGACTGTGTCCTTCCTCACTGAGATGTTTATAGTGTCCCCCATTAACTGGCTG ACTGACAGCAAGAAGTCAATTGATCTACAGGAG GTTACACAGCGCAACAGACCAGATCCTGAGGAGATTGCTATGGAGATGACATCCATGTCTAGCAACGACCCTCCTGCTAGAAGGGAACCAGTGGAAATGCCCCCAAGGAGGGAACCAATGGAAATGAAGACGGAACCTCAGTCAGAGCCTTACGGAAGGAAAATGGAGAGAGAGGAAATGATGGAAGACATGGAAGAGGAAGAGAACGCAGATGACCTTGACTAA